Proteins encoded within one genomic window of Perognathus longimembris pacificus isolate PPM17 chromosome 28, ASM2315922v1, whole genome shotgun sequence:
- the LOC125343447 gene encoding ferritin light chain-like: MTSQPRQNYSTEVEAAVNRLGNLHLRASYTCLSLGYYFDGDDVALDGVDHFFRELAEETREGAHRLLKMQNQRGGHALFQDVQKPSEDEWGKTVEAMEAALNLEKNLNQAILDLHALGSARTDPHLCDFLENHFLVEGVKLFKKMGDHLTNLRRLASPQAWLGEYLFKRLTLKHD; encoded by the coding sequence ATGACCTCCCAGCCCCGTCAGAATTATTCCACGGAGGTGGAGGCTGCTGTCAACCGACTGGGCAACTTGCATTTGAGGGCCTCCTACACCTGCCTCTCTCTGGGCTACTATTTCGATGGCGACGATGTGGCCCTGGACGGCGTGGACCACTTCTTCCGCGAGCTGGCGGAGGAGACGCGTGAGGGCGCCCACCGCCTCCTGAAGATGCAGAACCAGCGCGGCGGCCACGCGCTGTTCCAGGATGTGCAGAAGCCTTCTGAAGATGAGTGGGGGAAAACCGTGGAAGCCATGGAAGCCGCCCTGAACCTGGAGAAGAACCTGAACCAAGCCATTTTGGATCTTCATGCCTTGGGTTCTGCACGCACAGACCCCCATCTCTGTGACTTCCTAGAGAACCACTTCCTGGTTGAAGGGGTGAAGCTCTTCAAGAAGATGGGTGACCACCTCACCAACCTCCGCAGGCTGGCTTCCCCTCAGGCCTGGCTGGGCGAGTATCTCTTCAAACGTCTCACCCTCAAGCACGACTAG